The following are encoded in a window of Telmatobacter sp. DSM 110680 genomic DNA:
- the hemW gene encoding radical SAM family heme chaperone HemW — protein sequence MAATAGEQLGLYVSIPFCRSKCTYCNFASGVYPASEHARYVERLINEMRGARKWSENLRAELPTSVDTIYLGGGTPSLLEPNLIAQLFGAIRAEFLIDPDVEITVECAPGQIADTTLAALVQVGVNRVSLGVQSFIDREAQQSGRLHSRAIVLEDLKRLRAAGISNLNVDLIAGLADQTFASWEKSVSVLVESGASHASIYMLEVDEDSRLGRELLSGGARYHAGLVPGDDTIARMYEHVIERLVVAGLLQYEISNFARPGFESRHNLRYWQRRPYLGIGLDASSMLRGSRDAGEDPQLGYVLRFTTTDDLKAYLEGPQRPQTAWLSVDRQHEEAWFLGLRMNSGVSVSALGREFGSQMVAPAVEVVKHLSDRGLLTFDGETARLTGQGRMLSNDVFQEFLEIAPLHPRLATQS from the coding sequence ATGGCAGCAACGGCTGGCGAACAACTCGGGCTCTATGTATCGATTCCGTTCTGCCGCTCGAAGTGCACCTACTGCAATTTTGCTTCAGGAGTCTATCCGGCGAGCGAACACGCACGTTACGTTGAGCGCCTGATCAATGAGATGCGTGGCGCGCGAAAATGGAGCGAAAACCTTCGCGCCGAGTTGCCTACCAGCGTGGACACGATCTATTTGGGTGGGGGAACACCCAGTTTGCTTGAGCCGAACCTGATCGCGCAGCTGTTTGGTGCCATTCGCGCGGAATTTCTGATCGATCCGGATGTAGAGATCACGGTGGAGTGTGCGCCGGGCCAGATTGCAGACACTACGCTTGCGGCACTTGTCCAGGTAGGAGTGAATCGCGTCAGTCTTGGTGTTCAGTCATTCATCGATCGCGAGGCGCAACAGAGCGGCCGACTTCATAGCCGGGCGATTGTGCTTGAGGATTTGAAGCGTCTGAGGGCCGCGGGAATCTCGAATCTGAATGTGGACCTGATTGCGGGACTTGCCGATCAGACCTTCGCCTCCTGGGAGAAATCTGTTTCGGTGCTGGTGGAGAGCGGGGCTTCGCACGCAAGCATCTACATGCTTGAGGTGGACGAAGATTCGAGGCTCGGCAGAGAACTGCTCTCGGGCGGCGCTCGCTATCACGCAGGGCTCGTTCCCGGCGACGACACGATCGCGCGGATGTACGAACATGTAATCGAGAGGCTTGTTGTTGCGGGTTTGCTTCAATACGAAATTTCAAACTTCGCGCGGCCGGGATTCGAGTCGCGACACAATCTGCGCTACTGGCAGCGTCGGCCCTATCTCGGCATTGGACTGGATGCATCTTCGATGCTCCGCGGATCGAGAGACGCCGGGGAGGATCCGCAACTGGGTTACGTTCTGCGCTTCACAACGACGGATGACCTTAAGGCTTATCTAGAAGGGCCGCAACGGCCGCAAACAGCGTGGCTGTCAGTGGACAGGCAGCATGAGGAAGCATGGTTTCTCGGGCTGCGTATGAATAGCGGCGTTTCTGTTTCTGCTCTCGGTCGCGAGTTTGGGAGCCAAATGGTTGCGCCTGCGGTGGAGGTCGTCAAACATCTCTCGGACCGCGGTTTGCTCACATTCGATGGCGAAACCGCGCGACTCACTGGCCAGGGCCGCATGCTTTCGAACGATGTCTTTCAGGAATTTCTTGAGATCGCACCGTTGCACCCGCGTCTGGCTACGCAGTCGTAA
- the cutA gene encoding divalent-cation tolerance protein CutA, protein MPESNPQARIVLTTESTLDEANKLGRTLVEERLVACATLLPVVQSIYHWKDQLQSAPETMILLKTSSEKLEALEARLRELHSYRLPEFLVIPVEHGSGPYLEWLFASLAPSK, encoded by the coding sequence ATGCCCGAATCGAATCCGCAGGCACGCATCGTCCTGACCACCGAAAGCACCCTCGATGAAGCCAACAAACTTGGCCGCACGTTGGTAGAGGAGCGCTTGGTGGCATGTGCCACCCTGCTGCCGGTGGTGCAATCCATCTATCACTGGAAAGATCAGCTCCAGTCCGCACCCGAAACCATGATCCTGCTAAAAACCAGTTCGGAGAAACTGGAAGCGCTGGAAGCGCGCCTGCGGGAGTTGCACAGTTACCGGTTGCCGGAATTCCTGGTTATTCCGGTCGAACACGGCAGCGGACCCTACCTGGAATGGTTGTTTGCCTCACTTGCTCCGTCGAAATAG
- a CDS encoding diguanylate cyclase, with product MILDREEIVSALFRETDRAQRMKMPLALIKVKIVTSGRSRTAPEATTFDAALREIVERITPHLRCYDAVGQMADREFLFVLPGCSLSNARTLAERLRNEIFDALAPDFAAVMQFQACFGIASSGGRTPFVVLREVDKALLSARAENADSIQCVAMEEDTDPAAFFLPVLQDEALHW from the coding sequence TTGATCCTCGACCGTGAAGAAATTGTGTCCGCGCTCTTTCGCGAGACCGATCGCGCACAACGCATGAAAATGCCGCTTGCGCTGATCAAGGTTAAGATCGTTACTTCTGGGCGGAGCAGAACTGCGCCGGAAGCGACGACATTTGACGCCGCGCTACGAGAGATCGTTGAGCGAATCACGCCTCACCTGCGCTGCTACGACGCTGTGGGCCAGATGGCAGACCGGGAGTTCCTCTTCGTCTTGCCCGGTTGCAGCCTCTCAAATGCCAGGACGCTGGCTGAGCGATTGCGAAATGAGATATTCGATGCCTTGGCGCCCGATTTCGCCGCCGTGATGCAATTCCAAGCCTGCTTCGGTATCGCGTCCAGCGGTGGAAGAACTCCATTTGTGGTGCTGCGCGAAGTGGATAAAGCCTTGCTAAGCGCGAGGGCCGAGAATGCAGATTCGATTCAATGCGTTGCGATGGAAGAAGACACAGACCCCGCCGCATTTTTCCTGCCTGTACTACAAGACGAAGCGCTCCACTGGTAA
- a CDS encoding metal/formaldehyde-sensitive transcriptional repressor: MSLHEREKLKLQQRVRRLRGQLDAVERLVTSDEDCGGQLMLLAAVRGGVNGLMGEIMETHIRFHLVDGAKEQIAPELAEDLIDLVRAYLK; the protein is encoded by the coding sequence ATGTCCCTGCATGAACGAGAAAAATTGAAGCTTCAACAGCGGGTGCGCCGATTGCGGGGCCAACTTGACGCGGTGGAACGACTGGTGACATCCGATGAAGACTGCGGCGGCCAACTGATGCTGCTTGCAGCGGTCCGCGGCGGCGTCAACGGCTTGATGGGCGAGATTATGGAGACGCATATTCGGTTCCACCTCGTCGATGGCGCCAAAGAGCAGATTGCTCCTGAACTTGCTGAGGATCTTATAGACCTGGTGCGCGCTTATTTGAAGTAG
- a CDS encoding ROK family protein, with protein MSAVEEPCVLVYDVGGSHISAAVCYKQGFRLGTVVRANLPEEQTSAAFVEVLYSLGKQASEGVDGVEGAELAMPGPFDYVQGISWMKHKMPYLYGVNLSEAMATRFGWKTTQVRFLNDAAAYLLGEVGAGAARGVKRVVVFTLGTGVGSGFAVDGKVVTEGKGVPPGGEIWNVPYEGGIVEDKISTRALQSAYKERKGQEREVASIAHYATGGEPVSIAVFEDFGKNLGVALKRLLSDFAPDVVVLGGGISRSAHLFLPAMKTELEGAKFEVRIAELGDNAPLAGAGVAWFARNDA; from the coding sequence GTGAGCGCCGTAGAAGAGCCGTGTGTGTTGGTCTATGACGTTGGAGGCAGCCATATCTCCGCAGCCGTCTGCTACAAGCAGGGTTTTCGTCTTGGCACCGTAGTGCGGGCAAACCTGCCCGAAGAGCAGACAAGCGCGGCTTTCGTTGAGGTGCTTTATTCACTCGGGAAGCAGGCTTCCGAAGGCGTTGACGGAGTCGAAGGTGCAGAATTGGCGATGCCGGGCCCATTTGATTACGTGCAAGGCATCAGTTGGATGAAGCACAAAATGCCCTACCTGTATGGCGTGAATCTGAGTGAGGCAATGGCGACTCGTTTCGGATGGAAAACAACTCAGGTGCGGTTCCTGAATGATGCTGCAGCTTATCTGCTAGGCGAAGTCGGTGCGGGAGCGGCCCGGGGTGTGAAACGTGTAGTTGTGTTCACGCTGGGAACCGGAGTCGGTTCAGGCTTTGCCGTAGATGGCAAGGTAGTCACCGAAGGCAAAGGTGTTCCGCCGGGAGGGGAGATATGGAATGTCCCCTACGAAGGCGGCATCGTTGAGGACAAGATTTCGACGCGAGCGCTGCAGAGCGCATATAAAGAGCGGAAGGGGCAGGAGCGCGAAGTAGCGTCCATCGCCCACTACGCAACCGGCGGTGAGCCAGTTTCGATTGCGGTCTTCGAAGACTTCGGCAAGAATCTCGGCGTCGCACTGAAGCGGCTCCTATCCGACTTTGCACCGGACGTGGTCGTGCTGGGCGGCGGTATATCGCGGTCTGCGCACTTATTCCTGCCGGCGATGAAGACTGAACTCGAGGGCGCCAAGTTCGAAGTCCGCATCGCCGAACTCGGCGACAATGCCCCCCTGGCCGGTGCCGGCGTGGCGTGGTTTGCTCGGAATGATGCTTAG
- a CDS encoding carbohydrate porin produces the protein MTLLFFTFAGAIAPAQSVESRIDLPSAPEPISQNLSSFMPSNTAFSQNAPKPADKPADENTPTDPPGAPALTMFPHPEDARYWLSGQANIIFQGRLPFHSLYQGTNSFRNSAEYKTSMVGTAYAALRRNQSVRYNTDFIFDVESAAGRGLSEALGLAGFTNLDVVRNPNLGSTPYIARYEIHQVIGLTDKTIAQEANFFAVASTVPARRVELRVGKMTLPDFFDVNSVGSDSHLQFMNWTADNNGAWDYAADTRGYTVGGMAEYDDRSWSIRYGLFAMPVVANGIDMDWAFSRAHGHNGEFELRHSWVLQRKGMSRLLFYANRAHMGSYREAVNAFLAGTDQTPNIIAHEHLGALKYGFGYNTEQELTANLRVFGRFGWNEGQHESFAYTEVDQTVEIGADYTGNRWHRSQDKLAIVLVSNAIKRDHQNYLRLGGLGFLLGDGNLNYGRENIVESYYSWHAWKGMFYSADVQHIDNPGYNRDRGPAWVGSVRTHVDF, from the coding sequence TTGACTCTTCTCTTTTTTACGTTTGCGGGTGCAATTGCACCTGCTCAGTCCGTCGAATCCCGCATTGATCTCCCCTCAGCGCCGGAACCAATCAGCCAAAATCTGTCGTCGTTTATGCCATCGAACACTGCGTTCTCGCAAAACGCTCCTAAGCCTGCGGACAAACCTGCCGATGAAAACACGCCAACAGATCCGCCGGGAGCTCCTGCGTTAACCATGTTTCCTCATCCAGAAGACGCGAGGTATTGGCTTTCGGGTCAGGCGAACATCATCTTTCAGGGACGACTTCCCTTTCACTCGCTTTATCAGGGCACGAACAGCTTTCGTAATTCAGCGGAGTACAAGACCTCGATGGTAGGCACCGCATACGCCGCACTACGGCGAAATCAGTCAGTCCGCTATAACACTGATTTCATCTTCGATGTGGAGTCAGCTGCTGGACGCGGGCTGAGCGAAGCGCTGGGACTGGCAGGATTCACGAACCTTGATGTGGTGCGAAATCCGAACCTCGGGTCTACACCTTACATCGCGCGTTATGAGATTCACCAGGTGATTGGGCTGACGGACAAAACCATTGCACAGGAAGCGAATTTCTTTGCGGTTGCCTCAACTGTTCCCGCCAGACGGGTCGAACTTCGTGTCGGAAAAATGACGCTGCCGGACTTCTTCGATGTGAACTCCGTAGGTTCAGACAGCCACTTGCAGTTCATGAACTGGACCGCGGACAACAACGGCGCGTGGGATTACGCGGCCGATACACGCGGCTACACCGTGGGCGGCATGGCTGAGTACGACGATCGATCCTGGAGCATTCGCTACGGTCTATTTGCCATGCCGGTCGTCGCCAACGGCATCGACATGGACTGGGCGTTCAGCCGCGCCCACGGGCACAATGGAGAATTCGAGTTGCGCCACAGTTGGGTGCTGCAACGTAAAGGTATGAGCCGCCTCTTGTTCTACGCCAACCGCGCGCATATGGGCTCCTACAGGGAAGCGGTCAATGCCTTTTTGGCCGGAACTGATCAAACTCCCAACATCATCGCGCACGAGCATCTTGGCGCACTCAAGTACGGCTTCGGCTACAACACGGAGCAGGAGTTGACTGCAAATCTACGTGTCTTCGGCCGCTTCGGATGGAACGAGGGCCAGCATGAATCCTTTGCATACACCGAGGTTGATCAGACGGTTGAAATCGGAGCAGACTACACCGGCAATCGCTGGCATCGTTCGCAGGACAAATTGGCAATTGTCTTGGTCTCGAATGCGATCAAGCGCGATCACCAGAACTATCTGCGTTTGGGCGGCCTGGGCTTCCTACTCGGGGATGGCAACCTTAACTACGGCCGCGAGAACATCGTGGAAAGCTACTACTCTTGGCACGCTTGGAAAGGGATGTTCTACTCCGCGGACGTGCAACACATCGACAATCCGGGATACAACCGCGATCGCGGACCAGCTTGGGTTGGCTCGGTTCGCACGCACGTCGATTTTTGA
- a CDS encoding MqnA/MqnD/SBP family protein, whose protein sequence is MSTRHSESTVLNPTREISIAHSPDSDDAFMFYGLATNKIRVPGYKFSHTLCDIETLNKRAQNEAFYDVSAISFHAYPYVQENYTLMGCGGSVGEGYGPMVISLKPMSQDHLKRVRVAVPGTMTTAYLALKIFNPEIETEVVPFDQIIPEVLAGKYEAGLIIHEGQLTYGRSGLHKIIDLGVWWRDQTKLVLPLGGNAIRRSLGPEAHAIISKALRDSIQHALDHREQALEYAMQFARDLDTSLASRFVSMYVNERTLDYGPDGREAIRKLLDMGHERGIIPIAPKVDFID, encoded by the coding sequence GTGAGCACCAGGCACTCTGAATCAACCGTTTTGAATCCGACCCGGGAAATCTCCATCGCGCATAGCCCCGACTCGGATGATGCATTCATGTTTTACGGCCTCGCGACCAACAAGATTCGCGTGCCCGGATACAAGTTCTCGCATACTCTGTGCGATATCGAAACTCTGAATAAGCGTGCCCAGAATGAGGCGTTCTACGACGTTTCGGCGATCAGCTTCCATGCCTATCCTTACGTTCAGGAAAATTACACTTTGATGGGTTGCGGTGGAAGCGTCGGAGAGGGCTATGGCCCCATGGTCATTTCGCTGAAGCCAATGTCGCAGGACCATCTAAAGCGAGTGAGGGTGGCTGTTCCCGGTACCATGACCACTGCTTATCTGGCCTTGAAGATCTTCAATCCTGAAATCGAAACCGAGGTCGTCCCGTTCGACCAGATCATCCCGGAAGTACTCGCCGGCAAATACGAGGCGGGGCTGATCATTCACGAAGGGCAACTGACCTACGGCCGCAGCGGCTTGCACAAAATCATCGACCTCGGCGTTTGGTGGCGAGACCAGACCAAGCTCGTGCTGCCCCTGGGCGGCAATGCGATTCGCCGCTCTCTGGGCCCTGAAGCCCACGCCATCATCTCCAAGGCTCTGCGCGACAGCATTCAGCACGCCCTGGACCACCGCGAACAGGCGCTTGAATACGCCATGCAATTTGCGCGCGATCTCGACACCAGCCTCGCCAGCCGCTTTGTCAGCATGTACGTGAACGAGCGCACGCTCGACTATGGCCCGGACGGTCGTGAAGCTATTCGCAAACTGCTGGACATGGGCCATGAGCGCGGAATCATTCCAATCGCGCCCAAAGTGGACTTCATCGACTAG
- a CDS encoding DUF1003 domain-containing protein codes for MSCKPELLKNVPLFSLLDDDETAVLASHVEAKAFAARQRIYKAGDPGMAYVIVSGSVRVTTVDEDAQEVTVDEPTKGDFFGFASMLEQTPHQTNAMALEDSECLEVSRDDIEALLLKKPMAGMDLLTTLGHQFHAAHQLVRLRATRNPNEIIEKEMTTGERIADAVASFGGSWTFIITFAVVLIVYTLANEILDKKAWDPYPFILLNLFLSMLAAIQAPVIMMSQNRQDTKDRLRGELDFDVNRRAESEIQGMARKLNQLDERIEDLSDLLRGKGIPVAEKG; via the coding sequence ATGTCCTGTAAGCCCGAACTATTAAAGAACGTTCCGCTGTTTTCACTTCTGGACGATGATGAAACCGCGGTCCTGGCCAGCCACGTCGAAGCCAAAGCGTTTGCGGCACGACAGCGAATCTACAAAGCAGGTGATCCCGGCATGGCCTACGTCATCGTTTCGGGTAGCGTGAGGGTCACGACCGTTGATGAGGATGCCCAAGAAGTTACCGTGGATGAACCGACCAAGGGCGATTTCTTTGGGTTTGCATCGATGCTGGAGCAGACGCCGCATCAGACAAACGCGATGGCGCTCGAAGATTCAGAGTGTCTCGAGGTCTCGCGCGACGACATCGAGGCACTTCTCCTGAAAAAGCCAATGGCGGGGATGGACCTGCTAACGACGCTGGGCCACCAGTTCCACGCCGCTCATCAACTCGTGAGGCTGCGGGCGACCCGCAATCCCAACGAGATTATCGAAAAAGAGATGACCACGGGAGAACGCATCGCTGATGCGGTTGCGAGCTTCGGTGGCTCTTGGACATTCATCATCACGTTCGCGGTTGTTTTGATCGTTTACACGCTGGCCAATGAGATCCTAGACAAAAAGGCGTGGGACCCTTACCCGTTCATCTTGCTGAACCTGTTCCTGTCGATGCTTGCTGCCATCCAGGCACCCGTGATCATGATGAGCCAAAATCGCCAAGACACCAAAGACAGATTGCGCGGCGAACTCGATTTTGATGTTAATCGCCGCGCGGAATCCGAAATACAGGGAATGGCGAGGAAGCTGAATCAGCTGGATGAGCGTATCGAGGATCTCTCCGATCTTCTGCGTGGAAAGGGCATTCCCGTTGCGGAGAAGGGGTAG
- a CDS encoding phosphoglucomutase/phosphomannomutase family protein, giving the protein MSSVIKFGTSGWRAIVADEFTLANIRLAIAGIAAYVKTQPEPHRVLVGRDPRFLGESFVAEAAKILAGAGITPIVIPDAAPTPAIAYSVRALKTSGAINFTASHNPPEYNGIKFSTHDGAPALPEVTKQIESAINANTEGKIPHADPPEGGFETADVKPGFLHRLGELVDLKTIAKSHIKVVFDPFWGAGRGYSCHILREAGVEVATVHDYRDVLFGGHAPEPDDHLLGDAKKKMKEFGAKICIATDGDADRFGIVDEDGTFIQPNYIIALLFDYLVETRGWKNGVAKSVATTNLINALADYHKVPLFETPVGFKYIGELIIADKIAIGGEESAGLTIRGHVPEKDGIIAGLLVTEMVAARGKSLGKQLKELFAKVGSFYPVRENFHLTPERKAAFTEELKKDPAELGGRKVTQVVRTDGLKLVLDDGSWVCFRLSGTEPVVRAYTEARDEKDMVALRSAAEKFVQG; this is encoded by the coding sequence ATGAGTTCAGTCATCAAATTTGGAACCTCCGGCTGGAGGGCCATCGTTGCCGACGAATTTACGCTGGCCAACATTCGCCTCGCGATTGCAGGCATTGCCGCATACGTCAAAACGCAGCCTGAACCACACCGGGTGCTGGTCGGTCGCGATCCGCGCTTTCTCGGAGAAAGCTTTGTAGCCGAGGCCGCCAAGATCCTCGCCGGCGCGGGAATCACCCCCATCGTCATTCCGGATGCTGCGCCTACGCCCGCGATTGCCTATTCTGTGCGCGCACTGAAGACATCGGGCGCGATCAACTTCACCGCATCTCACAATCCGCCGGAGTACAACGGCATTAAGTTCTCGACTCATGACGGTGCGCCGGCGCTGCCCGAGGTGACCAAGCAGATCGAATCGGCGATCAACGCTAACACTGAGGGCAAGATCCCCCACGCTGATCCTCCGGAGGGAGGATTTGAAACGGCCGACGTCAAGCCCGGCTTCCTGCACCGCCTGGGAGAACTTGTCGATCTCAAGACCATCGCCAAGTCGCATATCAAGGTCGTTTTTGATCCGTTTTGGGGAGCGGGACGCGGCTATAGCTGCCATATTCTTCGCGAGGCTGGAGTCGAGGTCGCAACGGTACATGACTATCGCGATGTGCTCTTTGGCGGACATGCCCCAGAGCCCGACGATCACCTGCTGGGAGACGCCAAGAAGAAGATGAAGGAATTCGGCGCCAAGATCTGTATCGCGACGGATGGCGACGCGGACCGTTTCGGCATCGTCGACGAAGATGGCACGTTTATCCAGCCCAACTACATCATTGCGCTTCTCTTCGATTATCTCGTCGAAACGCGCGGTTGGAAGAATGGCGTAGCCAAGAGCGTCGCTACCACCAACCTGATCAATGCACTTGCGGACTACCACAAGGTGCCGCTTTTCGAGACGCCGGTCGGCTTCAAGTACATTGGCGAACTCATCATCGCCGACAAGATCGCCATCGGTGGCGAAGAGTCGGCAGGGCTCACGATTCGCGGTCACGTTCCGGAAAAGGATGGAATTATCGCAGGGCTGCTGGTCACGGAAATGGTTGCTGCCCGCGGCAAGAGCCTCGGCAAGCAACTCAAAGAACTGTTTGCCAAGGTTGGTTCCTTCTATCCCGTTCGCGAGAACTTCCACTTGACCCCGGAACGGAAAGCCGCGTTCACTGAAGAATTGAAGAAGGATCCCGCTGAGCTTGGCGGCCGCAAGGTTACCCAAGTTGTGCGCACCGACGGTCTCAAACTGGTCCTGGACGACGGATCGTGGGTTTGTTTCCGCTTGTCGGGAACCGAACCTGTGGTCAGGGCTTACACCGAGGCGCGGGACGAGAAGGATATGGTCGCGTTGCGCTCGGCGGCCGAAAAATTTGTGCAGGGTTAA
- a CDS encoding biotin transporter BioY produces MENRLSNPLTSEIANSAVSQGLRTGAVILGGSALVAVSSHIALPLGFTPVPLTLQPFAVLLLGLLLTPRLAAATLGAYLFEGALGLPVFAPGLVFGAGIAHLLGPTGGYLMAYPAAATLIASLWRRSGRGFSAALASAAVGNVLILLSGFAWLMVWTHGAGSLTSVKTAFVMTVLPFLPGDALKVVAAAAVAKGFERVRRHS; encoded by the coding sequence GTGGAAAACAGACTTTCGAATCCGCTCACTTCAGAGATCGCGAATTCTGCTGTCTCGCAAGGTCTACGCACAGGTGCGGTCATTCTGGGTGGTAGCGCACTTGTAGCGGTGTCCTCGCACATCGCCCTCCCGCTCGGATTTACCCCCGTTCCTCTTACACTGCAGCCATTTGCCGTGCTGCTGCTGGGTTTGCTGCTGACGCCGCGATTGGCCGCCGCAACTCTTGGCGCTTACCTTTTCGAAGGCGCATTGGGTCTGCCGGTGTTTGCCCCCGGGTTAGTCTTCGGTGCGGGCATTGCGCATTTGCTGGGACCGACGGGCGGCTACCTCATGGCGTATCCGGCGGCCGCAACCCTGATCGCCTCCCTTTGGCGACGTAGTGGACGTGGGTTTTCAGCCGCACTCGCCAGCGCTGCGGTGGGCAACGTGTTGATTCTGCTCTCCGGCTTCGCATGGCTAATGGTGTGGACCCACGGAGCCGGATCACTCACTTCGGTCAAGACAGCTTTTGTCATGACTGTGCTTCCCTTCCTGCCGGGTGACGCGCTTAAAGTGGTAGCCGCTGCGGCTGTCGCTAAGGGATTCGAACGGGTTCGCCGCCACAGCTAG
- a CDS encoding septum formation initiator family protein, giving the protein MQQPNLFSENKEAAKEPLPFRQRVLEWLQEGWRPAGTALSVVLALLFAWSVINGRHGLSTWYQQRSQEKQLKQEIDDLQRENAHLRTHVDRLKNNPEAIEHEAREKLHYAKPGEVIYTLPAEPQSQSVVQPGSTSR; this is encoded by the coding sequence ATGCAGCAGCCCAATCTGTTCAGTGAAAACAAGGAAGCGGCCAAAGAGCCGCTTCCGTTTCGTCAGCGCGTTCTTGAGTGGTTGCAGGAGGGTTGGCGGCCCGCAGGAACGGCACTGTCCGTCGTTCTCGCCCTGCTGTTTGCATGGAGCGTAATAAACGGTCGACACGGCTTGTCGACCTGGTATCAGCAGCGCAGTCAAGAAAAGCAGCTCAAGCAAGAAATCGACGATCTACAGCGTGAGAATGCGCACCTGCGCACGCACGTAGACCGACTCAAGAACAATCCCGAGGCAATCGAGCATGAAGCCCGCGAGAAACTTCACTACGCCAAGCCCGGCGAGGTAATCTACACGCTGCCCGCTGAGCCTCAAAGCCAGTCCGTGGTCCAACCCGGATCCACGAGCCGATAA
- a CDS encoding transporter, protein MHRRARVLIWMICLYSTQPLLGQMPFYTDNADVTDQGTLHFESFNEFDGLQSAQFPDVRQNTANFKFNYGLPHGVELDFDVPYLSIYRAPGSQTSAGLGDADMGVKWNFLKAPRPRSRPALSASLYIEFPTGDAAQSLGSGLTDYWLNVIAQEPFSDKTRLNANFGYLFAGNTSTGVLGIQTTRGQVVTGGVSLLHDFNPRITLGAELYGALALDSGLGKDQLQALAGGQYSLNNRVAVTFGLLGGSHIASPRIGGQVGFEVDFPRRHAPAGKQTALDSLSSLPTQRRSPCPVSPNY, encoded by the coding sequence ATGCACCGACGCGCCCGGGTTCTGATCTGGATGATTTGTCTCTACTCGACTCAGCCGTTGCTGGGGCAGATGCCCTTTTACACCGACAATGCCGATGTCACTGATCAAGGCACCTTGCACTTCGAGTCCTTCAACGAATTCGACGGGCTTCAGTCTGCGCAGTTCCCCGATGTCCGCCAGAACACGGCCAATTTCAAATTCAACTACGGTCTGCCCCATGGTGTGGAACTCGATTTCGACGTTCCTTATCTCTCCATTTATCGCGCTCCTGGATCGCAGACCTCGGCGGGCTTAGGCGATGCCGATATGGGCGTGAAATGGAACTTTCTCAAGGCTCCCCGGCCACGCAGCCGTCCGGCCCTCTCCGCCAGTCTCTACATTGAATTCCCAACCGGCGATGCCGCACAGTCTCTCGGATCAGGATTGACTGACTACTGGCTCAACGTCATCGCCCAGGAACCTTTCTCCGACAAGACCAGGCTCAACGCCAACTTCGGGTATCTCTTCGCCGGAAACACCAGCACTGGAGTTCTTGGTATACAAACCACTCGCGGTCAGGTTGTCACCGGTGGGGTGTCGTTACTCCACGACTTTAACCCGCGCATTACGCTTGGCGCTGAACTCTACGGCGCCCTCGCTCTCGACAGCGGACTAGGAAAAGACCAGTTGCAGGCGCTCGCCGGCGGCCAGTACTCTCTCAACAATCGCGTCGCCGTTACTTTCGGCCTGCTCGGGGGCAGCCACATCGCCAGTCCCAGGATCGGCGGACAAGTTGGCTTCGAGGTCGACTTTCCCCGTCGCCATGCTCCCGCAGGCAAACAGACTGCTCTTGATTCGCTTTCATCTCTACCAACACAACGGAGATCACCATGTCCTGTAAGCCCGAACTATTAA